The Doryrhamphus excisus isolate RoL2022-K1 chromosome 1, RoL_Dexc_1.0, whole genome shotgun sequence genome includes a window with the following:
- the LOC131140422 gene encoding hsp90 co-chaperone Cdc37-like isoform X2 has product MAEFQQRGDDLEINLTECSTLLEETQGRLQELEDESRSVEGGEDIELMRLRAEVSKLKTDKKTFEKMMEEHRRQEKKLPWNVDTISKEGFSKTIVNTKTQEEKVETHETFVEKYAMEIKHFGMMRRWEDSQKYLSENPHLVCEETANCLVVMCIDYEVDEKHALMEQVAHQAIVMQSILDLGKLLQVDPRGCFRQFFARMKNCDKSEQEAFQRELEILKERVRSRAELRMEEAMKELEEEEKQKRMGPGGLDPVEVYKSLPKDMQRSFDEKNIGMLHKAISKLHPDEGKYHFARCVDSGLWVPEAGDDEEDEEED; this is encoded by the exons ATGGCCGAGTTCCAGCAGAGAGGAGATGATCTGGAGATCAACCTCACAGAATGTAGCACACTGCTGGAGGAAACCCAGGGACGACTCCAAGAGCTGGAAGATGAAAGCAGGAGCGTGGAGGGAGGAGAAGACATTGAGCTGATGAGACTTCGAGCGGAGGTGAGCAAActgaaaacagacaaaaaaacatttgagaagATGATGGAGGAACACCGTCGCCAAGAGAAGAAGCTTCCCTGGAATGTAGACACCATCAGCAAAGAGGGTTTCAGCAAG ACTATTGTCAACACAAAGACACAGGAGGAAAAAGTGGAGACACACGAGACCTTTGTGGAGAAGTACGCCATGGAAATCAAACACTTTG GGATGATGCGGCGTTGGGAAGACAGCCAGAAGTATCTGTCCGAGAACCCACATCTGGTGTGTGAGGAGACAGCAAACTGTCTTGTGGTCATGTGTATTGACTATGAGGTTGATGAG AAACATGCTCTAATGGAGCAGGTGGCCCACCAGGCCATCGTCATGCAGTCCATCTTGGATTTGGGAAAATTGCTTCAAGTGGACCCACGAGGCTGCTTCAGACAGTTCTTCGCAAGGATGAAG AACTGTGACAAGTCGGAACAGGAAGCGTTTCAGCGTGAGTTGGAGATCCTGAAGGAGCGGGTTCGCAGCCGTGCAGAATTGCGTATGGAGGAGGCCatgaaggagctggaggaggaggagaagcagaAAAGAATGGGACCGGGTGGCCTAGACCCTGTTGAGGTCTACAAGTCACTACCAAAG GACATGCAGAGGAGCTTTGATGAGAAGAACATCGGGATGCTCCACAAGGCCATCAGCAAACTGCACCCTGAT GAGGGCAAGTATCACTTCGCTAGGTGTGTTGACTCTGGACTCTGGGTGCCTGAGGCAGGAGACGAtgaagaggatgaggaagaggacTAA
- the LOC131140422 gene encoding hsp90 co-chaperone Cdc37-like isoform X1: MNQTRIGSEIDYSDWDHIYLSDDDDVTSPFVDTPSLFRMRHRSRLEKMAEFQQRGDDLEINLTECSTLLEETQGRLQELEDESRSVEGGEDIELMRLRAEVSKLKTDKKTFEKMMEEHRRQEKKLPWNVDTISKEGFSKTIVNTKTQEEKVETHETFVEKYAMEIKHFGMMRRWEDSQKYLSENPHLVCEETANCLVVMCIDYEVDEKHALMEQVAHQAIVMQSILDLGKLLQVDPRGCFRQFFARMKNCDKSEQEAFQRELEILKERVRSRAELRMEEAMKELEEEEKQKRMGPGGLDPVEVYKSLPKDMQRSFDEKNIGMLHKAISKLHPDEGKYHFARCVDSGLWVPEAGDDEEDEEED, from the exons ATGAACCAAACACGTATCGGATCAGAGATCGACTACAGTGATTGGGATCACATCTACCTGTCGGACGATGATGACGTCACCAGCCCATTTGTGGACACACCTAGCTTGTTCCGGATGAGACACCGG AGCCGTCTGGAGAAGATGGCCGAGTTCCAGCAGAGAGGAGATGATCTGGAGATCAACCTCACAGAATGTAGCACACTGCTGGAGGAAACCCAGGGACGACTCCAAGAGCTGGAAGATGAAAGCAGGAGCGTGGAGGGAGGAGAAGACATTGAGCTGATGAGACTTCGAGCGGAGGTGAGCAAActgaaaacagacaaaaaaacatttgagaagATGATGGAGGAACACCGTCGCCAAGAGAAGAAGCTTCCCTGGAATGTAGACACCATCAGCAAAGAGGGTTTCAGCAAG ACTATTGTCAACACAAAGACACAGGAGGAAAAAGTGGAGACACACGAGACCTTTGTGGAGAAGTACGCCATGGAAATCAAACACTTTG GGATGATGCGGCGTTGGGAAGACAGCCAGAAGTATCTGTCCGAGAACCCACATCTGGTGTGTGAGGAGACAGCAAACTGTCTTGTGGTCATGTGTATTGACTATGAGGTTGATGAG AAACATGCTCTAATGGAGCAGGTGGCCCACCAGGCCATCGTCATGCAGTCCATCTTGGATTTGGGAAAATTGCTTCAAGTGGACCCACGAGGCTGCTTCAGACAGTTCTTCGCAAGGATGAAG AACTGTGACAAGTCGGAACAGGAAGCGTTTCAGCGTGAGTTGGAGATCCTGAAGGAGCGGGTTCGCAGCCGTGCAGAATTGCGTATGGAGGAGGCCatgaaggagctggaggaggaggagaagcagaAAAGAATGGGACCGGGTGGCCTAGACCCTGTTGAGGTCTACAAGTCACTACCAAAG GACATGCAGAGGAGCTTTGATGAGAAGAACATCGGGATGCTCCACAAGGCCATCAGCAAACTGCACCCTGAT GAGGGCAAGTATCACTTCGCTAGGTGTGTTGACTCTGGACTCTGGGTGCCTGAGGCAGGAGACGAtgaagaggatgaggaagaggacTAA
- the LOC131140432 gene encoding vascular cell adhesion protein 1-like, which translates to MVVEFGASASASCSVCQSACHNKVFGLEKSVGTEKRNGTTILWTVDKMDKWPSSTMCYYNIGNGSQCCSTLPVLVYQYPQTVNLELLHDGPLLEGQQYMLSCTVEKAAPVKHLIVEFLEGARLLAQYELKNSTEKKPADKVFMHSITASKENDGASYWCQTKLDLGPEGPLQPRVVTSGTVFTTVHYKPYLRGTSHSELISLTVGDPLHLNCSVEGNPSPLYTWTHPLAASSPIIGDVFSVASVTMEHHGQYICSASNSIGTTTVYFNVEVQANYMYIILAVAAVVVALVVLLFIIVYVRYYRLNKTGRYNLKDVFRFHQQHVALPDGEM; encoded by the exons ATGGTGGTGGAGTTTGGCGCATCTGCTTCTGCCAGCTGCTCCGTGTGTCAGAGTGCTTGCCACAACAAGGTGTTTGGTTTGGAAAAATCAGTCGGGACTGAAAAACGAAATGGAACCACCATTTTATGGACCGTTGACAAAATGGATAAGTGGCCTTCATCCACCATGTGCTACTACAACATTGGCAATGGCTCTCAGTGCTGCAGCACCCTGCCAGTGCTTGTTTACC AGTATCCACAAACAGTCAATTTAGAATTGCTCCATGATGGACCTCTGCTTGAGGGTCAACAGTACATGCTGTCCTGTACGGTGGAGAAAGCGGCCCCAGTTAAACACCTTATTGTGGAATTCCTTGAAGGAGCCAGACTACTGGCACAGTACGAGTTGAAGAATAGCACAGAGAAGAAGCCCGCTGACAAGGTGTTTATGCACAGCATCACTGCCAGCAAAGAGAATGATGGGGCTTCTTACTGGTGTCAAACCAAGCTGGATCTCGGACCAGAGGGCCCGCTTCAGCCCCGTGTGGTGACATCTGGGACTGTCTTCACCACTGTTCACT ATAAACCTTATTTGAGAGGGACATCCCATTCAGAGCTCATCAGCCTCACGGTGGGAGATCCGCTTCACCTCAACTGCTCTGTCGAGGGCAACCCGAGCCCCTTGTACACATGGACTCATCCGTTGGCCGCTTCTTCCCCCATCATTGGCGATGTTTTCTCTGTGGCGTCTGTGACCATGGAGCACCATGGACAGTACATCTGTTCAGCCAGCAACAGCATTGGAACGACCACTGTTTACTTTAACGTGGAAGTACAGG CCAACTACATGTATATTATTTTAGCCGTGGCTGCAGTTGTTGTCGCTCTTGTggtcctcctcttcatcattgTGTACGTCCGTTACTACAGACTTAACAAGACTGGAAGATACAACCTGAAAGACGTGTTCCGTTTTCACCAGCAACATGTCGCCTTGCCCGATGGGGAGATGTAA